One genomic region from Macaca mulatta isolate MMU2019108-1 chromosome 20, T2T-MMU8v2.0, whole genome shotgun sequence encodes:
- the APOBR gene encoding apolipoprotein B receptor, producing the protein MDFLRLHLPGLHQALRGALDSLGTFVSYLLGDAVPTVEREAQAAEELGAVAVGRTGKIVEEEAQEALEGLRGSQNEGAGGLRGPGEDRRREAGSSAVEQTWSWGDGSSHGSQAERQDSGAGETAKAARCQEPSAPLEARKKSKAGSGACQERSGQAQERQEPDEQEVNREERLRIWEQEEEEEEVRAREPGMARGAESEWTWHGEPEGKAGAGGPKAAGDNRETEQGVRKADAGETEEPGAEGAGKGEEVVVVEKACESTRAWGTWGPGAEPEDWGILGREEARTSPGREEARTILDGEEARTISGEEEAETASGGEEEAGTASGGDEAWTTSGKEEADLPGVRQTEYGAVPGERLLEATGKVWVLEEEGDEEREAEVSPFPKQAQVLGTERTEEAAESQTAGREAVGGQEAGESFEGQADLCGKEAEMRWDLEIRADWARLEELIQAEEAQEERESGRDLAAELPSDGEAEGAADLEVTPEARPEEELTGEESEAAQTSCGPLGVEWGGLTHRVTKGQGPELMGGAQTPSKQPEEREAGEVELQGVLARSKEEQERSLEAGPRHAESVKPEASEAFPGAWENRTRRDMERGNTQEDAADGEQWEEEAAGGQTPVAEAKGDQESELSEVPEAGGEGPTTQDTGCGIEEGEASVSENQDLDGSTGADAGPGLSLGEAYARETKDGEAEADRTPRRGWRLQVVAVDLQDHEDAQTGTVAAEVMGGEVDPDVSAAGAGEALEGALGQGWDLKEREETAAGEHAGGQEFGLEGSAEEEVAGRGGQAEASEAREGGPGGGRVEAEESAGAEDSCGLDRVGSQTARADGMGATVEAAGLLEEWMLLEEKAVRWQEREQREDREGRRGDHHPEGEAPRLLDAEGLMVTRGWRAEAKETEPESLEDVRGHEEWPTHQAPAEAAPGSVGEAETAEATGSARGGAASSWSEAPLPGFLLDVSVPRSRVHLSRSSSQRRSRPSFRRTPALEQQEEPPAPNPPEEELSAPEQRPLQPEEPPEPSPLRHDGTPVPARRRPLGHGFDLMHPGMMQELQARLGRPKPQ; encoded by the exons aTGGACTTCCTCCGGCTACACCTCCCTGGGCTGCACCAGGCCTTGAGGGGGGCACTG GATTCCCTCGGCACCTTTGTCTCCTACCTCTTGGGAGATGCAGTCCCCACTGTAGAGCGGGAGGCACAGGCGGCTGAGGAACTGGGGGCGGTGGCCGTGGGAAGGACAGGGAAGATTGTAGAGGAGGAAGCCCAGGAGGCCCTGGAGGGCCTTAGAGGCAGCCAAAACGAGGGGGCTGGAGGGCTGAGAGGGCCTGGAGAGGACAGAAGACGTGAAGCGGGGAGCTCAGCTGTGGAACAGACCTGGAGCTGGGGAGATGGCAGCTCCCATGGGTCCCAAGCAGAGAGGCAGGACAGTGGGGCTGGTGAGACAGCCAAGGCTGCCAGGTGCCAGGAGCCAAGTGCCCCCTTGGAGGCCAGAAAGAAATCCAAGGCAGGGTCTGGGGCTTGCCAAGAGAGGAGCGGCCAAGCCCAGGAGAGGCAGGAGCCCGATGAGCAGGAAGTGAACAGAGAGGAGAGGCTGAGAATCtgggaacaggaggaggaggaggaagaggtcaGGGCAAGAGAGCCAGGGATGGCCAGAGGGGCGGAGTCAGAGTGGACCTGGCACGGGGAGCCAGAGGGGAAGGCTGGTGCTGGCGGGCCAAAGGCGGCGGGGGACAACCGGGAGACGGAGCAGGGGGTCAGGAAGGCAGATGCAGGGGAAACTGAGGAGCCTGGGGCCGAAGGGGCTGGGAAAGGAgaagaggtggtggtggtggagaagGCCTGTGAAAGCACTAGGGCATGGGGGACGTGGGGCCCAGGGGCAGAGCCTGAGGACTGGGGAATCTTAGGCAGAGAGGAGGCCAGAACAAGCCCAGGCAGGGAAGAGGCGAGGACAATTTTAGATGGGGAGGAAGCCAGGACAATCTCAGGTGAGGAGGAGGCCGAGACAGCCTCAGGCGGGGAGGAGGAGGCCGGGACAGCCTCAGGCGGGGATGAGGCCTGGACAACCTCAGGCAAAGAGGAGGCTGACCTCCCGGGAGTCAGACAGACAGAATATGGAGCAGTCCCAGGAGAAAGGCTCCTAGAGGCTACTGGAAAAGTCTGGGTCCTAGAGGAGGAGGGGGATGAGgagagagaggctgaggtgagccctTTCCCCAAACAGGCCCAGGTCCTGGGCACTGAGAGAACAGAAGAGGCTGCTGAGAGCCAGacagcagggagggaggctgtGGGAGGCCAGGAGGCAGGGGAGAGCTTTGAGGGTCAGGCGGACCTGTGTGggaaggaggctgagatgagatgGGACTTGGAGATCAGGGCCGACTGGGCCAGGCTGGAGGAGCTGATACAGGCAGAGGAGGcccaggaggagagagagagtggcAGGGATCTAGCGGCTGAGCTGCCCTCAGATGGAGAGGCTGAAGGCGCTGCTGACTTGGAGGTAACTCCAGAGGCCAGGCCCGAGGAGGAGCTCACAGGGGAGGAGAGCGAGGCGGCCCAGACTAGCTGCGGCCCACTGGGGGTGGAATGGGGTGGCCTCACACACAGGGTCACCAAAGGCCAGGGACCTGAGCTGATGGGAGGCGCCCAGACCCCAAGTAAGCAACCCGAGGAAAGAGAGGCAGGTGAGGTGGAGCTCCAGGGAGTTCTGGCCCGGAGcaaagaggagcaggagaggagcctGGAGGCAGGTCCCAGGCACGCAGAGTCTGTAAAGCCCGAGGCCTCCGAGGCCTTCCCAGGAGCCTGGGAAAACCGCACGAGAAGGGACATGGAGAGAGGAAATACCCAGGAGGATGCGGCCGATGGCgagcagtgggaggaggaggctgcggGAGGCCAGACCCCGGTGGCTGAGGCCAAAGGAGACCAAGAGTCTGAACTATCAGAAGTCCCAGAGGCAGGCGGGGAAGGGCCGACAACCCAGGACACGGGATGTGGAATTGAGGAGGGAGAGGCATCTGTCTCAGAGAACCAGGATCTGGATGGAAGCACAGGAGCAGACGCAGGGCCTGGCCTGTCACTGGGAGAGGCCTATGCCAGAGAAACCAAGGatggggaggcggaggctgacAGAACGCCCAGGAGAGGCTGGAGGCTGCAGGTGGTGGCTGTGGACCTCCAGGACCATGAGGACGCACAGACTGGCACTGTGGCTGCTGAGGTTATGGGGGGTGAGGTGGACCCAGACGTCAGCGCTGCTGGTGCTGGTGAAGCTTTGGAAGGGGCGCTTGGGCAAGGCTGGGActtgaaagaaagggaagagacagCAGCAGGAGAGCATGCAGGTGGGCAGGAATTTGGCCTGGAGGGCTCAGCAGAGGAAGAGGTGGCAGGCAGAGGTGGCCAAGCAGAGGCTTCTGAGGCCAGGGAGGGAGGACCTGGGGGAGGGCGGGTAGAGGCAGAGGAATCTGCAGGTGCAGAGGACAGCTGTGGGCTGGATCGCGTGGGCTCCCAGACAGCGAGGGCAGACGGGATGGGAGCCAcggtggaggctgcagggcttCTAGAAGAGTGGATGCTGTTGGAAGAAAAGGCTGTcagatggcaggagagagaacagAGGGAAGACAGGGAGGGGCGGCGTGGGGACCACCACCCTGAGGGAGAGGCACCAAGGCTCCTTGATGCAGAGGGTCTCATGGTGACCCggggctggagggcagaggccaAGGAGACTGAGCCAGAAAGCCTGGAAGACGTCAGGGGCCACGAGGAGTGGCCAACACACCAGGCCCCTGCAGAAGCTGCGCCAGGGTCAGTCGGGGAAGCCGAGACGGCTGAGGCCACAGGCAGTGCCAGAGGAGGTGCTGCCAGCAGCTGGAGTGAG GCCCCGCTCCCTGGGTTCCTCCTAGACGTCTCTGTCCCAAGGAGCCGCGTGCACCTCTCGAGAAGCTCCTCACAACGTCGCTCCCGGCCCTCTTTTCGTCGGACTCCAGCCCTGGAGCAGCAGGAGGAGCCCCCAGCCCCCAATCCTCCTGAGGAGGAACTGTCGGCCCCTGAGCAGAGACCCCTCCAGCCGGAGGAACCCCCAGAGCCAAGCCCTCTGAGGCATGATGGGACCCCGGTGCCAGCCAGGAGAAGGCCCCTGGGACATGG GTTTGACCTCATGCACCCCGGCATGATGCAGGAGCTGCAAGCCCGTCTGGGCCGGCCTAAGCCCCAGTGA
- the IL27 gene encoding interleukin-27 subunit alpha isoform X2, whose product MGQTAGNLGWRLSLLLLPLLLVQAGVWGFPRPPGRPQLSVQKLQREFTVSLHLARKLLSEVRGQAHRFAESHLPGVNLDLLPLGEQFPDVSLTFQTWRRLSDLERLCFLSTTLQPFRALLGGLGTQGRWTNTERMQLWAMRLDLRDLQRHLRFQVLAAGFHLPEEEEEEEEEEEEERKGLLPGALGNASQGPAQVSWPQLLSTYRLLHSLELVLSRAVRDLLLLSKAGHSVWPLGFPTLGPQP is encoded by the exons ATGGGCCAGACGGCAGGCAACCTTGGCTGGC GGCTCAGCCTGTTGCTGCTTCCCTTGCTCCTGGTTCAAGCTGGTGTCTGGGGATTCCCAAGGCCCCCAGGGAGGCCCCAGCTGAGCGTGCAGAAGCTGCAGAGGGAGTTCACGGTCAGCCTGCATCTCGCCAGGAAGCTGCTCTCCGAGGTTCGGGGCCAGGCCCACCGCTTT GCGGAATCTCACCTGCCAGGAGTGAACCTGGACCTCCTGCCCCTGGGAGAGCAGTTCCCTGATGTTTCCCTGACCTTCCAGACCTGGCGCCGCCTCTCT GACCTGGAGCGTCTCTGCTTCCTCTCCACCACGCTTCAACCCTTCCGTGCCCTGCTGGGAGGGCTGGGGACCCAGGGCCGCTGGACCAACACGGAGAGGATGCAGCTGTGGGCCATGAGGCTGGACCTCCGCGATCTGCAGCGGCACCTGCGCTTCCAG GTGCTGGCTGCAGGATTCCACCtcccagaggaggaggaggaggaagaggaggaggaggaggaggagaggaaggggctgCTCCCAGGGGCACTGGGCAATGCCTCACAGGGGCCGGCCCAGGTGTCCTGGCCCCAACTCCTCTCCACCTACCGCCTGCTGCACTCCTTGGAGCTCGTCTTATCTCGGGCCGTGCGGGACTTGCTGCTGCTGTCCAAGGCCGGGCACTCAGTCTGGCCCTTGGGGTTCCCAACATTGGGCCCCCAGCCCTGA
- the IL27 gene encoding interleukin-27 subunit alpha isoform X1, with translation MFRSFSRVLKLSPCLAHPLPTSPGLSLLLLPLLLVQAGVWGFPRPPGRPQLSVQKLQREFTVSLHLARKLLSEVRGQAHRFAESHLPGVNLDLLPLGEQFPDVSLTFQTWRRLSDLERLCFLSTTLQPFRALLGGLGTQGRWTNTERMQLWAMRLDLRDLQRHLRFQVLAAGFHLPEEEEEEEEEEEEERKGLLPGALGNASQGPAQVSWPQLLSTYRLLHSLELVLSRAVRDLLLLSKAGHSVWPLGFPTLGPQP, from the exons ATGTTCCGTTCCTTCTCCCGAGTTCTCAAGCTCTCTCCCTGTCTCGcccaccctctccccacctctccagGGCTCAGCCTGTTGCTGCTTCCCTTGCTCCTGGTTCAAGCTGGTGTCTGGGGATTCCCAAGGCCCCCAGGGAGGCCCCAGCTGAGCGTGCAGAAGCTGCAGAGGGAGTTCACGGTCAGCCTGCATCTCGCCAGGAAGCTGCTCTCCGAGGTTCGGGGCCAGGCCCACCGCTTT GCGGAATCTCACCTGCCAGGAGTGAACCTGGACCTCCTGCCCCTGGGAGAGCAGTTCCCTGATGTTTCCCTGACCTTCCAGACCTGGCGCCGCCTCTCT GACCTGGAGCGTCTCTGCTTCCTCTCCACCACGCTTCAACCCTTCCGTGCCCTGCTGGGAGGGCTGGGGACCCAGGGCCGCTGGACCAACACGGAGAGGATGCAGCTGTGGGCCATGAGGCTGGACCTCCGCGATCTGCAGCGGCACCTGCGCTTCCAG GTGCTGGCTGCAGGATTCCACCtcccagaggaggaggaggaggaagaggaggaggaggaggaggagaggaaggggctgCTCCCAGGGGCACTGGGCAATGCCTCACAGGGGCCGGCCCAGGTGTCCTGGCCCCAACTCCTCTCCACCTACCGCCTGCTGCACTCCTTGGAGCTCGTCTTATCTCGGGCCGTGCGGGACTTGCTGCTGCTGTCCAAGGCCGGGCACTCAGTCTGGCCCTTGGGGTTCCCAACATTGGGCCCCCAGCCCTGA